DNA from Sulfurimonas gotlandica GD1:
GCGATATATCCGCCTACTCCTCCAAGACCTATAACGGCTACTCTCATTCTTCACCTTTTGTTGTACCAGTTAGTTCTATTTTAAAACATGCTCCACGATTTGTGTTTTCTACACTTATCAAACCATCACAGTGCTCGGTTATAATTATCTGAGCTATATATAAACCTAAGCCTGTTCCATTTTTTTCTTTAGTCGAGAAATACGGGTCAAATATTTTAGAGATTATATCCTCAGGTATTCCTCCAGCGTTGTCTTCTATTAAGATTACTTGATTTCCTGATTCATTCGTATCTATACTAATATAGATGCATGGTTGCTTAATTTCATTGCTAACCAAGGCATCAGCTCCGTTATGAATAACGCTTAAAACAACTTGCATGATTTCATTTTCAAAACTACTTATTTCAGGTAAGTCTTTGCCGTAATTTTTTACAATTTCTATGCCTTTTGTATCTAGCAAGTGTCCGCCGATAGTTAATGTTTTATCTACTAAGGATACAAGATTAAAAGAAGTTCGAACCTTGTCAGGCTTAAAAAAGTTTCTAAAATCATCAATCGTTTTAGAGAGATGTTTGACAAACTCATTTATCTTATTTAGACTTTTAAGGCTATATTCTTCCATATCGGCACGACCCTGTACTGTAGACAGATCATAAACACGACGTTCAAAAAGTCTGATTTGCATATCAATAGAAATGGCTGAGATTACGCCAAGAGGCTGTCTCCATTGATGAGCAATCATAGATATCATCTCACCCATCTGAGCCAAACGGGACTGCTGTAACATCTGCTCATCTTTAGCTTTCATTTGAGAGAGTTTGTTTTGCATAACCTCTTCTATCTTTACAATATTTTCATTTACTACATTTGCCATAACGGCTATCTCATCTTTACTCTCTATCTTAATCTGATTAGCACTGTTTTTCTGAAGATCCAAGTAGCTGAAGAAATCAAGAAGCCCTGTTTGAAAATTTGATATAACTCTAGAGATAGAGCGAGAGATAAGTGCACCAAACAATATGCCTATAAATATTGTAAACAGAGTTACACAGATAAGT
Protein-coding regions in this window:
- a CDS encoding sensor histidine kinase; protein product: MNFLNNFSIRCKTYILVGLSVLAALSLSFVSNNGLNIIQAQVDELIRANSIERNAYRAILEEKNYLLNANGSVMNHANAKQAFIKSERAIKHIYETLDGMSGESTRAIKQAMKEYDVNYKRGIYLLEELEKESNVLQKNGESITSQIQQYVEAKRVDVKRKLSQKTIEKINAGSNIWQYTYMTRADEKRYLLSPDENLFEMFKKDFAFMMSELDRLKAMSNEAFEHEKIVMFYDSAKKYEESMYRWVKYNNEHVSAVVPNTKKLGSIVIGESLNIGNNSLDDIYEKREFVVATLICVTLFTIFIGILFGALISRSISRVISNFQTGLLDFFSYLDLQKNSANQIKIESKDEIAVMANVVNENIVKIEEVMQNKLSQMKAKDEQMLQQSRLAQMGEMISMIAHQWRQPLGVISAISIDMQIRLFERRVYDLSTVQGRADMEEYSLKSLNKINEFVKHLSKTIDDFRNFFKPDKVRTSFNLVSLVDKTLTIGGHLLDTKGIEIVKNYGKDLPEISSFENEIMQVVLSVIHNGADALVSNEIKQPCIYISIDTNESGNQVILIEDNAGGIPEDIISKIFDPYFSTKEKNGTGLGLYIAQIIITEHCDGLISVENTNRGACFKIELTGTTKGEE